In Brevinematales bacterium, the sequence TGGCTGCGGGATAATCCTCCCGAAGTGTTTTTCACCACCCACTTCCTCGCGGCGGGAGTCGCTCTCGAGGCGCGGAAGCTCTATCCCGAGCTCAATTTCCCGGTGATCCTGTTCAACTGCGAGCCGCACGACTCCAGTTCGCTATGGGTATGGAAGGGCGTCGATTTCTTCATCGTATCCTCGATAACCGCGGCGAATCTCGCTATCCTCAAGGGAATGAAAAAAGAAAAAATCCGTATCGCGCAGTTTCCCGTGCGTGAAAGTTTCTTCAATATACAGAAGACCCGCGTCGAAATATGCGGGGAACTGGGCATCGACCCCCGGAAACGGACTCTGCTGATGGCCGCGGGCGGACAGGGGCGCGGCGCGATCGAGAAACTTTCTAAAGAAATGGCGCTGTCCGGCGTGGAGATGAACCTGATCGTCGTGTGCGGGAAGAACGAGAAGCTCAAGGCCGATCTCGACGCGCTCAGAAAGAAAGGAACGGGAAAAACCACCTTCGTGGCGCTCGGTTTTGTGAATAACATGAACGAACTGATGGCCGCGAGCGACGTGGTGGGGACTAAGGCCGGCCCCGCGACCTCCTATGAGGCGGCATACCTCGGTAAGCCCCTCGCGTTTATCGATTATGTCGAGAACGAGCGCGCCACGATGCGGTATTTTATCGATAACGGGTTGGGGTGGATCGCCGATTCCAAGAAGAAACTCATCCACCTGATGGAGAAAATTACAGGGTCTCCCGATTATTATGATAAACTTCACCGGCGTATTATGCGGATGAGCCTGACGAACGGTTCCGACGATATCGCGCGTTTCCTGAACACGGTATTGGCGACGTGGTCAGACCGGGAAAAATGAAATTCTACCATAGATCCTGCCTTTCTATAATAATACTCCTGATTTTATCGATATTCTCCGTAGTTTCCTGTTTACCCCCTGTACGGGAGGTTTCCGGCGCGGGAGAAGTTCCAAACCCGGCGAACTACGCTGAATTTAGTGAGTATTTCAAGGCGCTGAAAAAACTCGACCGCCCGGGATTAATCATCGACGCGATAACCGGCGGATACCCCGGCGGCGTACCGCTTATCTATCTCGACGACCTCGCGCGCGCGCAGTGGGAGACCGGACAATACCGCGCCGCGTTGTCGAACTATGTACTATGGATGCAGACCGGCGGCGGCAAGCATGTGAAGGCGATGATCGGGATTGCGAAATGCTACCGGGAGATGGGCGAATACGCCCACGCGGCGGCATACTTCGAGCTCGCGCTATCGGCCAGCCCGACATTCTGGAATTACTACGAGTACGGGAAGCTGTACGAACGGATGGGGCTTTACGAAAAAGCGGCGGAGATGTACGGCTCGGCCTACGGGCTTTCGTCGAAGGTGCAGTATGTTTACCGTTCGCTGATATGCGATAAGCTCGCGGGGGCGTACTTCAAGGCGGCTCAGGCGATGGCGGACGCGGACGATAAAAACTCCGCGCGGGCGTATCTTTCCTTTATACTGGACGATCCCCTCCTGCGGCAGACCTACGCGGGGGAGAAGGCGGAGTTCTGGATGAACCGCTGGTAGTTTTTTATCACTGGGAGGCGGGAATGAAGCATGCAACCGTTTCTATTTTACTGATTCTTAGCTTTGTTGTTATCCTGCGCGCGGAGCCGTGGACCGGCAGGATTCACCCGTCCGCCGAGATGCTGATCGTGTCGTACACCTACTATTACTATGAAGATTATACGAACACAACCGTAAAGGCTAAAGGAAATTTTTCATTGATGATGTGGAATGATAGGAAATACTTAGTGACATTCAAATCGCCCGGCGAACTGAAAGGGGTAAAGGTACTGTACCTTGACGGAAAGGTTTGGGAGTATCTCCCGCAGAGCGGAAAGACTGCAATGGTAGATGATATCCATTGGGGCGGGAAGATCGCGGGGGTAAGTTTCGCGCCGCCGTACTCGTTCTTTCACTATCCCGGTATGGGAACTATCACCAACGATTGCGGAAATCTCAGCGATTTGGGTTTCTGGGTGCAGTTGTTGATGATAGGTAATTCGCCCGCTCAGGAGAACGCGGACGGGAAGCAGAAATTTTCGATCAATCTGATTGATACATGGG encodes:
- a CDS encoding tetratricopeptide repeat protein; amino-acid sequence: MKFYHRSCLSIIILLILSIFSVVSCLPPVREVSGAGEVPNPANYAEFSEYFKALKKLDRPGLIIDAITGGYPGGVPLIYLDDLARAQWETGQYRAALSNYVLWMQTGGGKHVKAMIGIAKCYREMGEYAHAAAYFELALSASPTFWNYYEYGKLYERMGLYEKAAEMYGSAYGLSSKVQYVYRSLICDKLAGAYFKAAQAMADADDKNSARAYLSFILDDPLLRQTYAGEKAEFWMNRW